Within the Nitratireductor basaltis genome, the region TTGCTGCCGGCTCCACGGTGCTCGCGATGGTGCTTGGCGTGGCCGTTGCGGTCATTCTCACATGCATGGAGATGCGAACCCGACGGTATCTCGGATTCCTGTTCGTCCTTTCGCTCATGGTGGCGCCACAGGTTTCAGCGCTGGCCTTCAAGACCCTTGCGGGACCCTCATCACCGATCCTGAACACGCTCGGCCTGGCTCCCGCGCCCGGCACTCCCAATCCGATGCTGGGTTTCGGCGGCATCATTCTCGTGATGGGCCTGCATCATGCGCCGCTGGTCGCGCTGACAGTCGCTGCGGGGCTTTCGCGTGTGCCGAAATCGCTGGTGGAAGCCGCTTTGCTGGACGGGGCCGGCGCTTGGACCGTGGTGACGCGGATCATCCTGCCGGTTGCGCGACTTTATCTTCTCTCCGCGGCACTTCTTGCCTTTGTGGCGGGTGTGGGCAATTTCGGAATTCCTGCGCTTCTCGGGCTGCCCGTGGGCGTCACGACCTTGCCAACCATGGTCTATAGGCAACTTGCCAGTTTCGGTCGCGGCGGCATCGAGAATGCGGCTCTGGTATCCATGCTCATCGCGCTCATAGCTGGCGCGGCGGTAATAGCTTCCGCCTGGATCATGGCGCGACGCGACGTTCGCACCGATGGCGAGCGTGGCCTCGAGCCCTTCATCGAAGACTTGAATGCGCGTCGGATATGCGAGGTGGCATTGTGGGTCATTTTCACCTTCGCGATCATTTTGCCGATAGCCTCGCTGCTCGCCACCTCGCTGGTTCCCGCCTATGGCGTTACACTGAACTTCGAGACGCTCACTTTCAGCCAGTTCACCGGGACGCTGTGGGATCAGGCGCTGGTACGACGGGCATTTGCCAATTCGCTGATCTTTTCAGGGTCGGCCGCCGTCATCCTGTCGGTTCTGGCGCTCTTCCTGGCCTATATCGTTGATCGAAGACTGTCGCGGATACGGCTGGCGATCATGCCTATTGTTGAAATGCCCTATGCCCTGCCCGGCGTGGTCGTGGCGATTGCCTGCATCCTGCTTTTCGTCAAT harbors:
- a CDS encoding ABC transporter permease — encoded protein: MAFLTDTLPLRSRRRRAESWYEMEGGTIAIFVIGAVAILCVVPMLQLLFAAGGVLRDGLPRAADLLASASVLRATGNSLLIAAGSTVLAMVLGVAVAVILTCMEMRTRRYLGFLFVLSLMVAPQVSALAFKTLAGPSSPILNTLGLAPAPGTPNPMLGFGGIILVMGLHHAPLVALTVAAGLSRVPKSLVEAALLDGAGAWTVVTRIILPVARLYLLSAALLAFVAGVGNFGIPALLGLPVGVTTLPTMVYRQLASFGRGGIENAALVSMLIALIAGAAVIASAWIMARRDVRTDGERGLEPFIEDLNARRICEVALWVIFTFAIILPIASLLATSLVPAYGVTLNFETLTFSQFTGTLWDQALVRRAFANSLIFSGSAAVILSVLALFLAYIVDRRLSRIRLAIMPIVEMPYALPGVVVAIACILLFVNPLPVVGFTIYGTGWIILFAYLASFLAIAVKPVMAAVSSLERSVEEAAILDGASVADRLTKIILPIVLPSVVAGGLMAFLIAFNELTISALLWSAGTETLGVALLNLEDAGLGTEAAALAVVATCVVAGLMAALEAAHRFFPDNALPWHQLCPRKTS